From one Halothece sp. PCC 7418 genomic stretch:
- a CDS encoding ABC transporter ATP-binding protein: MASLRDVVQYYRSFWGISLLSIAAASAFEILDLVVPYAIGQILNVLAKQPLDGAIEGLTAFISQLLNLSATPTLSLAILLGMIFLATVARSPLQPWLSEWFQWAIPLRARQENAKSIFAKILSLPLEFYDENNPGRIARRVTRGLANHTWTYPDIAGQLIPKLARVAGIFVAIALIEWRIAIVFAISFLGILLYSIRDLQKIVKREAVLENYMENTDSRTSEIITNIKTVKAFATEGQEMERQRQRLQRELQVVLYRIHRSYVRLSTKQRTVVQSSLFAVLVLTLIPTLQGNISLGHFVTTYTVASMAYAELTPISNLAEMFARRYVSMLRFHEFAKIPSSPEAARLDLELPSENPYQFTGKVAFNHVSFGYDPQRPVLQDINFQIEPYQTVALVGRSGSGKSTLAKLLFRYFEPNQGSITIDDIDLRDLDVARYRRRLAIVHQEVDIFNGTLLDNLTYGNPQASFSEVEAACETARVDEFLPELPHGYFTVVGERGVRLSGGQRQRLGIARALVVDPDVLVFDEATSSLDYESERSIQMAMRSLLGTRTLIIIAHRLSTVREADQIVVLDQGKISEIGTHEELLSGGGLYRRLNELQADGELMVDIN; encoded by the coding sequence ATGGCTTCTTTACGGGATGTCGTTCAATATTATCGTTCGTTTTGGGGGATCTCCCTCCTCAGTATCGCTGCAGCCAGTGCCTTTGAAATCCTTGATTTAGTCGTTCCTTACGCGATCGGGCAAATTCTTAACGTACTGGCGAAACAGCCCTTAGATGGCGCAATTGAGGGCTTAACAGCGTTTATTTCTCAGTTGTTGAATCTGAGTGCAACCCCCACCTTATCCTTAGCGATTTTGCTAGGGATGATTTTTCTAGCAACTGTCGCGCGATCGCCGCTGCAACCGTGGCTTTCTGAGTGGTTTCAATGGGCGATTCCGTTACGGGCGCGTCAGGAAAATGCTAAAAGTATTTTTGCAAAGATTCTCTCATTACCCCTTGAATTCTACGACGAAAACAACCCAGGTCGGATTGCACGACGGGTAACGCGAGGATTAGCGAATCATACTTGGACTTACCCTGATATTGCGGGACAATTGATTCCGAAATTAGCGCGAGTTGCAGGAATTTTTGTCGCGATCGCGTTGATAGAATGGCGCATCGCGATCGTTTTTGCCATTTCTTTTCTGGGGATTCTCCTCTACAGCATCCGTGATTTACAGAAAATTGTGAAACGGGAAGCGGTTCTCGAAAATTACATGGAGAACACTGATAGTCGCACCTCAGAGATTATCACCAATATTAAAACCGTCAAAGCCTTCGCCACAGAAGGACAGGAGATGGAACGCCAACGCCAACGTCTCCAGAGAGAACTACAAGTGGTTTTGTATCGCATTCATCGCAGTTATGTCCGTCTCAGTACCAAACAGCGTACTGTGGTGCAAAGTAGCTTATTTGCGGTGTTAGTGTTGACGCTGATTCCAACGTTACAGGGGAATATCTCTCTCGGACACTTTGTCACTACCTATACGGTAGCGAGTATGGCGTATGCGGAACTAACTCCAATTAGTAACTTAGCGGAAATGTTTGCCCGTCGCTATGTTTCAATGTTACGGTTTCATGAGTTTGCGAAGATTCCCTCCAGTCCAGAAGCAGCCCGTCTTGACTTAGAATTACCCAGTGAGAATCCTTATCAATTTACGGGGAAAGTCGCCTTTAATCATGTGAGTTTTGGCTATGATCCCCAACGTCCGGTTCTCCAAGATATTAACTTTCAGATTGAACCCTATCAAACCGTTGCGCTGGTGGGGCGATCCGGATCGGGGAAAAGTACCCTTGCGAAGTTGTTATTCCGCTATTTTGAACCGAATCAGGGATCAATTACCATTGATGATATTGACTTGCGGGATTTAGATGTGGCGCGATACCGAAGACGGCTCGCGATCGTGCACCAAGAAGTGGATATCTTCAACGGGACCTTACTGGATAACTTAACTTATGGGAATCCGCAAGCGAGTTTTTCCGAAGTAGAAGCAGCGTGTGAAACCGCCCGTGTGGATGAGTTTTTACCTGAATTGCCTCATGGTTATTTTACCGTCGTTGGAGAAAGAGGCGTTCGCTTATCGGGGGGTCAACGTCAACGGTTAGGGATTGCGCGGGCGTTAGTGGTTGATCCGGATGTGCTGGTGTTTGATGAAGCCACTTCCAGCTTAGATTATGAATCAGAACGATCCATTCAAATGGCAATGCGATCGCTGCTGGGAACTCGCACTTTAATTATTATCGCTCATCGTCTCAGCACTGTCCGCGAAGCCGATCAGATTGTGGTGTTAGATCAAGGAAAAATTTCTGAAATTGGGACTCATGAGGAGTTGCTGTCGGGTGGCGGGTTATATCGTCGTCTCAATGAGTTACAAGCTGATGGTGAATTGATGGTTGATATTAATTAG
- the pdhA gene encoding pyruvate dehydrogenase (acetyl-transferring) E1 component subunit alpha — MVAERSLPTFQPQRSQINREQGLILYEDMTLGRLFEDKCAEMYYRGKMFGFVHLYNGQEAVSTGVIKAMRQDEDYVASTYRDHVHALSAGVPAKEVMAELFGKETGCSKGRGGSMHLFSEPHHLLGGYAFVAEGIPVATGVAFQSKYRREVLGDPNADQVTACFFGDGATNNGQFFECLNMAALWNLPILFVVENNKWAIGMAHDRATSQPEIYKKASVFGMEGVEVDGMDVLAVHAAAEEAVARARAGEGPTLIEALTYRFRGHSLADPDELRPEQEKDTWFARDPIKKLGGYLIEQELATQQELSEIENRVQAEIEEAVEFAESSPEPDPKDLRRYIFAEDE, encoded by the coding sequence ATGGTCGCTGAACGAAGTTTACCCACTTTTCAACCGCAACGCTCACAAATTAATCGTGAACAAGGCTTAATTTTATACGAGGACATGACCCTCGGACGCTTATTTGAAGATAAATGTGCCGAAATGTATTATCGCGGCAAAATGTTTGGCTTTGTTCACCTCTACAACGGACAAGAAGCTGTTTCTACTGGTGTCATTAAAGCGATGCGCCAAGATGAAGATTATGTGGCAAGTACCTATCGCGATCACGTTCATGCCCTGAGTGCGGGGGTTCCAGCGAAAGAAGTCATGGCTGAATTGTTTGGGAAGGAAACCGGGTGCAGTAAAGGACGCGGTGGCTCAATGCACTTATTTTCCGAGCCCCATCACTTGTTAGGGGGCTATGCGTTTGTTGCTGAAGGAATTCCCGTCGCCACAGGTGTCGCGTTTCAGAGTAAATATCGTCGGGAAGTCTTAGGTGATCCCAATGCGGATCAAGTGACGGCTTGTTTTTTTGGGGATGGAGCAACGAATAATGGTCAGTTTTTTGAATGCCTGAATATGGCTGCTTTGTGGAATTTACCCATTTTATTTGTCGTCGAAAATAATAAATGGGCGATTGGTATGGCACACGATCGCGCTACCTCTCAACCTGAAATTTACAAAAAGGCAAGTGTATTTGGCATGGAAGGAGTGGAAGTGGATGGTATGGATGTGTTAGCCGTCCATGCAGCAGCGGAAGAAGCTGTCGCTCGCGCACGGGCTGGGGAAGGTCCGACGCTGATCGAAGCCCTGACCTATCGGTTTCGCGGTCATTCTCTGGCTGATCCAGATGAGTTGCGTCCTGAACAAGAAAAAGATACTTGGTTTGCCCGTGATCCCATTAAAAAATTAGGGGGTTATTTAATCGAACAAGAGTTAGCCACGCAACAAGAACTTTCTGAGATTGAAAACCGAGTCCAAGCTGAAATTGAGGAAGCGGTTGAATTTGCCGAAAGCAGCCCTGAACCCGATCCCAAGGATTTACGTCGCTATATTTTCGCGGAAGACGAGTAA
- a CDS encoding IMS domain-containing protein, producing the protein MRIPLDYYRIIGLPLQATADQIEQAYQDRLRQTSRSEYTQGTLTARKQLIDWAYEVLSDPEQRSEYDANYLLTTYDVEGEETVALPQIESEEEAVVTAPQTPKINVETPQQLLGALLILYELGEYQRVRSLGEWILSNPDHALMAEKEELSPAMQGDLVLTIALSCWELGRELWRQEEYEAAAVAVQEGKNILVDWDLFPQLRQEMTSELNKLSPYRVFELLSQRNVNPEAVPNGIALLKEMFTKRGGIDGECSDDSGLNRDEFLHFVQQIREYLTAQEQEELFAQEAQRSSVAMYLAACAGMARGFAYLEPHYIRQGKQFLQCLEQDHEPDEPTKENQADVYLEESICALLLGDTETALSLIEKSQETDAIAQIQAYSAQGDDTPDLLLGLCNYAEEWLESVLFPKFLDLADESASLKDYFASSSVQETLESFQTAEPETTSHRTSDFLTSPDTVAFPSQIPDAEEITPPQPETSTGKNRRHLRPKRRSRLSSKPSRIAALLLVTGVGLGAIALVIFGVYQGVNALWSRFSQTQPTANIEKNPLALKLETPPVPIPESDSDENTTDSTFLNRDRAAQIINRWFTRKRQALGSDHNVEALRAILTNPLLSQVQSRAQTFSNGNSYQEFEHEIISIDSWQHPTNNPNQGQITATVREAATLYRNGEEIPNRSYDSTLKVRYDVVRENKGWRIQAITVISDQ; encoded by the coding sequence GTGCGCATTCCGCTCGACTATTATCGGATTATCGGTCTGCCTTTACAAGCAACTGCCGACCAAATTGAGCAGGCTTATCAGGACAGACTCCGCCAAACTTCTCGTTCGGAGTACACTCAAGGAACGCTAACTGCTCGCAAACAACTCATCGACTGGGCGTATGAAGTTTTATCAGACCCCGAACAACGGAGTGAGTATGATGCCAATTATCTACTCACCACTTATGACGTAGAAGGGGAAGAAACGGTTGCTTTACCCCAGATCGAAAGTGAAGAAGAAGCAGTGGTAACCGCCCCTCAAACTCCCAAAATCAATGTCGAAACCCCTCAACAATTGCTCGGAGCCCTATTGATTTTATATGAGCTTGGGGAATATCAGCGAGTCCGAAGTTTGGGTGAGTGGATTTTGTCAAATCCAGATCATGCGCTCATGGCGGAGAAGGAGGAACTCTCCCCAGCAATGCAAGGGGATTTAGTTTTAACGATCGCGCTGTCTTGTTGGGAGTTAGGACGCGAATTATGGCGACAAGAAGAGTATGAAGCTGCAGCAGTCGCCGTACAAGAGGGAAAAAACATTTTGGTCGATTGGGATTTATTTCCGCAATTACGCCAGGAAATGACCAGTGAATTGAATAAACTGTCTCCTTATCGCGTTTTCGAGTTGCTTTCTCAGCGCAATGTTAATCCAGAAGCCGTTCCGAATGGTATCGCCCTGTTAAAGGAAATGTTCACCAAACGAGGGGGAATTGATGGCGAATGCTCTGATGATTCGGGGTTAAATCGGGATGAGTTTTTACATTTTGTGCAACAAATTCGAGAGTATTTAACCGCCCAAGAACAAGAAGAACTATTTGCCCAAGAAGCGCAACGATCTTCGGTGGCGATGTATTTGGCTGCTTGTGCTGGAATGGCAAGGGGATTTGCTTATTTAGAACCTCATTATATTCGTCAAGGAAAACAATTTCTGCAATGCTTAGAACAAGACCATGAACCAGATGAACCCACCAAGGAAAATCAGGCTGATGTCTATTTAGAGGAGTCCATTTGTGCTCTTTTATTAGGGGACACAGAGACGGCCCTGTCTTTAATTGAAAAGAGTCAAGAAACGGACGCGATCGCGCAAATTCAAGCCTATTCCGCTCAAGGGGATGACACCCCAGATCTCCTGCTCGGCTTATGCAACTATGCGGAAGAGTGGTTGGAGTCGGTTTTATTCCCGAAATTCCTCGACCTAGCAGATGAATCGGCATCTCTGAAAGATTATTTTGCCAGTTCTTCCGTACAAGAGACCCTAGAATCGTTTCAAACGGCTGAACCCGAGACAACGAGTCATCGAACTTCAGATTTCTTGACGAGTCCAGACACAGTTGCTTTCCCTTCACAAATCCCAGACGCTGAGGAAATTACGCCACCCCAGCCAGAAACATCCACTGGGAAAAACCGCCGTCACCTGCGTCCGAAACGCCGATCGCGCTTGTCTTCTAAACCCTCACGGATTGCTGCTTTATTGCTGGTGACAGGAGTGGGCTTAGGCGCGATCGCGCTGGTGATTTTTGGAGTGTATCAGGGAGTGAACGCATTGTGGTCAAGGTTTTCTCAAACGCAGCCAACCGCGAACATCGAAAAAAACCCCTTAGCCCTAAAATTAGAAACCCCTCCTGTACCTATTCCCGAGTCTGACTCTGATGAAAACACCACTGATTCTACCTTTCTCAATCGCGATCGCGCTGCACAAATCATTAACAGATGGTTCACTCGAAAACGCCAAGCCCTCGGTTCTGATCATAACGTTGAAGCCCTGAGAGCTATTTTAACCAACCCCTTGCTGTCTCAAGTCCAAAGTCGGGCCCAAACCTTTTCTAATGGGAATTCCTACCAAGAATTTGAACACGAAATTATCAGCATTGACAGTTGGCAACATCCCACCAATAACCCCAACCAAGGTCAAATTACAGCCACTGTGCGCGAAGCAGCGACTTTATACCGTAATGGGGAAGAGATTCCCAATCGTTCTTATGATTCCACCTTAAAAGTGCGATATGATGTAGTGCGCGAAAATAAAGGTTGGCGCATTCAGGCGATTACAGTGATTAGTGACCAGTGA
- a CDS encoding L-lactate permease, which produces MILARQTVGASAGNMICVSNVVAAAATVAMIGCEGLLIRQLLLPTAYYAIGTAVIGYFLI; this is translated from the coding sequence GTGATCCTTGCTCGACAAACCGTGGGGGCTTCGGCAGGAAATATGATCTGTGTCTCCAATGTGGTTGCTGCTGCTGCAACAGTTGCTATGATTGGTTGCGAAGGCTTATTGATTCGGCAGTTGCTACTGCCCACAGCTTATTACGCGATCGGAACTGCTGTGATCGGTTATTTTCTGATCTGA
- a CDS encoding NAD-dependent malic enzyme has protein sequence MTKLTPNASHSLAIQLSYPVNESQGKPAILAQITNTIAQLRGKIGDIVIEQETREIIQRRLLVEAYSEDHGEAIVEGLRSIPDLKIVSVSDRTMALHEGGKISVESRIPVKSQADLAMAYTPGVGRVCRAIAQDPEKVFSLTIKSNTVAVVTDGSAVLGLGNLGAAGALPVMEGKALLFKEFADVDAFPICLDTQDTEEIITAVKQIAPVFGGINLEDISAPRCFEIEQRLRKELDIPVFHDDQHGTAIVVLAALINALKLVEKPLSDVKIVMNGAGAAGVAIGRLLKDAGAKSDQIILCDSKGIVSSDRANLTAQKQEFAVAESGSLADAMKQADIFIGVSVPGIVTPEMVSSMQPHPIIMAMSNPIPEIQPELIVDQVAVCATGRSDYPNQINNVLAFPGIFRGVLNCRASVITSGMCLEAASAIASLISPNELNANYIIPSVFDSRVVTAVAEAVEKTAQQEGVTNDQ, from the coding sequence ATGACAAAACTTACACCAAATGCCAGTCATAGCCTTGCCATTCAATTATCTTATCCCGTTAATGAGTCTCAGGGAAAACCTGCGATCTTGGCACAAATCACTAATACGATCGCGCAACTGCGAGGGAAAATTGGCGACATTGTGATCGAACAGGAAACGAGGGAAATAATTCAACGCCGTTTGCTGGTTGAGGCTTATAGTGAAGACCATGGAGAAGCGATTGTGGAGGGGTTACGCAGCATTCCCGATCTGAAAATTGTGAGTGTTTCTGATCGGACGATGGCACTCCATGAAGGGGGGAAAATCTCCGTTGAGAGTCGGATTCCCGTCAAATCACAAGCGGATTTAGCCATGGCATATACCCCAGGAGTGGGGAGAGTCTGTCGCGCGATCGCGCAAGATCCAGAAAAAGTCTTTTCTTTAACCATTAAAAGTAATACCGTCGCCGTTGTTACAGATGGGAGTGCGGTTTTAGGCTTAGGAAATTTAGGGGCTGCTGGGGCGTTACCCGTTATGGAAGGAAAAGCCCTGTTATTTAAAGAGTTTGCTGATGTTGATGCGTTTCCTATTTGCTTAGATACACAAGACACGGAAGAAATCATCACGGCGGTCAAACAAATTGCGCCTGTTTTTGGTGGAATTAACTTAGAGGATATTAGCGCCCCCCGTTGCTTTGAAATTGAACAGCGATTGCGAAAAGAGTTAGACATTCCAGTCTTTCATGATGACCAACATGGCACCGCAATTGTCGTGTTAGCAGCCCTAATTAATGCCCTGAAATTAGTAGAAAAACCCCTCTCCGATGTAAAAATTGTGATGAATGGTGCAGGTGCTGCGGGGGTTGCTATTGGGCGTTTATTGAAAGATGCAGGGGCAAAATCGGATCAAATTATTTTATGTGACTCCAAAGGCATTGTTAGCAGCGATCGCGCAAATTTAACCGCACAAAAGCAAGAATTTGCCGTTGCAGAAAGTGGATCGCTGGCTGATGCAATGAAACAAGCCGATATTTTTATTGGCGTGAGCGTGCCTGGTATTGTCACCCCCGAAATGGTAAGCTCAATGCAACCGCATCCCATTATCATGGCGATGTCCAATCCCATTCCAGAAATTCAACCCGAATTAATCGTGGATCAAGTGGCGGTATGTGCAACCGGACGCAGTGATTATCCTAATCAGATTAATAATGTTTTAGCCTTTCCTGGGATTTTTCGCGGAGTGTTGAATTGTCGGGCTTCTGTAATCACTTCTGGGATGTGTTTAGAAGCAGCCAGCGCGATCGCGTCCCTGATTTCTCCCAACGAACTCAATGCTAACTATATCATCCCTTCTGTTTTCGATTCGCGAGTTGTCACCGCCGTTGCTGAAGCCGTAGAAAAAACCGCCCAACAAGAAGGTGTAACCAATGACCAATGA